GTCGACGTGCGCCGCTGTGTTTCGTGTCCATGCTTGGTGCGGCAGCGGGAATTTATTTTGGCGCTTATGCGCCGGATAATACGACAGCCGCTTTGTTGATTTCCGTAGGCATTGCATCGATTGGCCTTGGGATTGCTCCTGCTTGGGCTATGGTGCAACACATTGTGCCCGGCAAGGCGATTGGCGCCGGCGCCGGGATGATGAACGGTGTTTCCAATGGAGGTTCCGCTTTTTCGCCGGTGCTTATTGGTTTCTTCATTAGCGCTTCCGGCAGTTATGTTGGCGGTTTGATGTTCCTGGTAGGCTTGGGATTGCTGGCAGCTTGCTGTGCAGCTGTACTGGCGTACCAAAAATATTAAAAACGATTGCAACAGCGCCCAGTTCTAAAAGAGCTGGGCGCTGTTGTTTGTTTTTTTTATGATTGTTAACTTGGAAACTGACGGTGGTTTACTTTTAATGAGAAATGCGATATGATAAAGACAAACGTCAATAGGACGTTATTTTTTTGTGTATATAGTTAACTTGTTTTTAAAAGGAGTTAACCAATGAAAACAACTGCATCAGAAATTATTCGTTTAGGGGAGCAGGTGCTGGCGGGGTGGCAATTGAGCGGCGAGGCAGCATTGGCTTTGACCCGGATTGACATGACCGATGTTCCGCTCCTTGCGGCGTATGCGCATAAAGTTCGACAAGCTTTTAATGGTAATCATGTGGACATGTGCGGTGTATTGAGTGTGCGCACAGGGCATTGTTCGGAAGACTGTAAGTTTTGCTCGCAGTCGATCTATTATCGTACCGAGGTAGCGCCGCATGAACTGTTGCCGTTAGCGCAATTAGTGGAGGAAGCCAAGGAAGCGGAAAAAGCGGGAGCCAAACGAATTAGCTTGGTCACTAGCGGCAAGGGCATGGAGGAAGATGCAGATTTTGAGGCTATCATATTGCGTATCCAGGCCATAGCTGCAGAAACAAAGCTGCAAGTGTGCGCTAATTTAGGAACCTTGAATCGGCAACAAGCAAAGCAGCTTCGTAATGCCGGCGTACGGCGTTACGCGCATAATTTGGAAACAAGCGAGCGCTTTTATCCAGATATTTGCACGACTCACCCTTATCAAGAGCGAACAGCCACGCTGGCGGCGGCGAAAGAAGCGGGGCTGGAGCTTTGCTCAGGCGGCATTATTGGCTTGGGAGAAGGCTGGCAGGACCGCATTGACTTAGCATTGGCTTTGCGTGAGTTTTCGGTGCAGTCAGTACCGCTCAATATTTTGAATCCGATTCCGGGAACGCCGTTGGGTGAACAGAAGCCACTACCGGTGTTGGAAATCTTACATACTATTGCGTTGTTTCGCTTGTTGCTGCCGGAGCCAATTTTGCGTCCTGCAGGGGGGCGTGAAATCAACTTGAGGGATATGCAAGGAGCGGCGATGTTGGCAGGGGCCAATGGCTTGATTGTGGGACATTATTTGACCTTTTCCGGGCGCAATACAGCCGCTGATTTTCAAATGGTGGCCGATGCGCAATTGATGTCGTGAACGATTAAAAATGAAGAGGTGCGAGCATGAGTTATGATTTGATTTTTTCTTTGGGTAAGAAAGTATTAGCTGGCGAGGAACTGACTTTTGACGAAGCCATGTCTTTGACACAGATTGAGGAAGTAGATATTCCATTGTTGTTGGCTGTGGCCAATAAAGTGCGGGAACAGTTTACAGGCAAAGCAGTGGATACTTGTGAAATTGTGAATGCCCGTTCCGGCAACTGCTCTGAAGACTGCAAATTTTGTGCGCAATCGGCACATCATGAGGTTAAGTTTGAAGCTTATCCGTTGATGCAGGAAG
This genomic window from uncultured Anaeromusa sp. contains:
- the bioB gene encoding biotin synthase BioB, with the translated sequence MKTTASEIIRLGEQVLAGWQLSGEAALALTRIDMTDVPLLAAYAHKVRQAFNGNHVDMCGVLSVRTGHCSEDCKFCSQSIYYRTEVAPHELLPLAQLVEEAKEAEKAGAKRISLVTSGKGMEEDADFEAIILRIQAIAAETKLQVCANLGTLNRQQAKQLRNAGVRRYAHNLETSERFYPDICTTHPYQERTATLAAAKEAGLELCSGGIIGLGEGWQDRIDLALALREFSVQSVPLNILNPIPGTPLGEQKPLPVLEILHTIALFRLLLPEPILRPAGGREINLRDMQGAAMLAGANGLIVGHYLTFSGRNTAADFQMVADAQLMS